In Osmia lignaria lignaria isolate PbOS001 chromosome 13, iyOsmLign1, whole genome shotgun sequence, the DNA window TGATCATATGCggaaaaatgcaaaaagaaatataaatattgcccaattaattaaaattgtcatTTTAACATTTATAAGTTTATGATACAATTATAAGTGCAACTTAATACACAAAATGCAGAATTATTTAACAAACAGAACACAAGATCTAAATATATCTTAATACTTCAGGTCACATTAACGGTGGACCTGTATATTTAAGACTTCCAGAATAGAAATCTGGTGGACCCTCAATAACCAATAACTTAACTTCTTCAATTATATCTGATAAATCTGTACATAACTTAGAACTACCAACAGTTTTGAAAAATGTACACGGTCTTGGTCCCTTACCTGAATCATCTACATCATAAGGTGGACTAAGTATATCTAAAAATGCAGCTGGCCCTTCAATACATGTAATTTCATGTAAGTTTCTTTCTCTTGGTGTAAGAGTACAAGCAGGAGAATTACTGTGCAAAGATATCAGTTTATGTCTAAATGCCATTACTTCTTTATTCAGTTTAATTGCATGATCTTCATTTGCtttcaaagtataattattCACTTGAACTTTCCCACTAATTACCtatgtttcaaaaataaaatgaaataataataatatatatgaacataaaatattaaatatttatgttaacAAGAAAATACAAATTTCACACACCTTTAAAAAGCCATACATTCCAGGGTGGTCATGTATTGGCATTGTAAATCCGtgtttcaatataaaaattgatatagcAAAGTCCTTATTCTCAAATATGTCAATAACCCACATCGGTGCATGTTGTACTTGAATGAAATCTAGAATTTGCTGATTCAAATTTACATCTTCGGCTGTAATTTTATTCATCAAATATCGCAATTTGTCAAAATTTTGTTGACAAAGCTTAAACCCAACGTTACTTCGTTCATCAAATGTATTTAACGCTTGTTTCCACAATGTTTTTACTGCGGTCGTCATGTTTATTTACTACGATTTACAACACAATCTTCATGAATTCACCTTTTACGAATAATGTTGAATTAATAGCACGGTATTGAAAACACCGAAAcataagaaaatatatacaaaatttcAGCGATATAACCTTAaacacaaaataattaattacgagcgaaagaaacgaaatatatcattgatttaaaataaaaaaatatttcaataaataccatttaattacaacatccaaatgtttttcaataaattagaCTAAATAAGAATCGTCAATATAATTGATAGATGTTTTATATTTAGAGGT includes these proteins:
- the LOC117602265 gene encoding 2-aminoethanethiol dioxygenase; this translates as MTTAVKTLWKQALNTFDERSNVGFKLCQQNFDKLRYLMNKITAEDVNLNQQILDFIQVQHAPMWVIDIFENKDFAISIFILKHGFTMPIHDHPGMYGFLKVISGKVQVNNYTLKANEDHAIKLNKEVMAFRHKLISLHSNSPACTLTPRERNLHEITCIEGPAAFLDILSPPYDVDDSGKGPRPCTFFKTVGSSKLCTDLSDIIEEVKLLVIEGPPDFYSGSLKYTGPPLM